The Meles meles chromosome 6, mMelMel3.1 paternal haplotype, whole genome shotgun sequence genome has a window encoding:
- the MAN2A2 gene encoding alpha-mannosidase 2x isoform X1, translating to MKLKKQVTVCGAAIFCVAVFSLYLMLDRVQHDPTRHQNGGNFPRSQISVLQNRIEQLEQLLEENHEIISHIKDSVLELTANAEGPPALLPYYAANGSWVVPPEPRPSFFSISPQDCQFALGGRGQKPELQMLTISEELPFDNVDGGVWKQGFDISYGPHDWDTEDLQVFVVPHSHNDPGWIKTFDKYYTEQTQHILNSMVGKLQEDPRRRFLWAEVSFFAKWWDNINAQKKAAVRRLVGNGQLEIVTGGWVMPDEANSHYFALIDQFIEGHQWLERNLGATPRSGWAVDPFGYSSTIPYLLRRANLTSMLIQRVHYAIKKHFAATHSLEFMWRQTWDADANTDIFCHMMPFYSYDVPHTCGPDPKICCQFDFKRLPGGRINCPWKVPPRAITEANVAERAALLLDQYRKKSRLFRSNVLLVPLGDDFRYDKPQEWDAQFSNYQRLFDFLNSKPDLHVQAQFGTLSDYFDALYKKTGVEPGARPPGFPVLSGDFFSYADREDHYWTGYYTSRPFYKSLDRVLEAHLRGAEILYSLATAHARRSGLASQYPLSDFALLTEARRALGLFQHHDAITGTAKEAVVADYGIRLLRSLVSLKQVIINAAHYLVLGDKETYRFEPEAPFLQMDDTRLNHDALPERTVIQLDSSPRYVVLFNPLDQERFSVVSLLVSSPRVRVLSEDGQPLAVQISAHWSSATDTVADVYQVSLPIRLPALGLGVLQLQLGLDGPRTLPASVRIYLHGRQLSVSRQDAFPLRVIDSGASDFALSNRYMQVWFSGLTGLLKSVRRVDEEQEQRVDMEFLIYGTRASKDKSGAYLFLPDGEAQPYIPKDPPVLRVTEGPFFSEVVAYYEHVRQVVRLYNLPGVEGLSLDMSSLVDIRDYVNQELALRFHTDIGSQGAFFTDLNGFQVQPRRYLKKLPLQANFYPMPVMAYIQDARDRLTLHTAQALGVSSLHDGQLEVILDRRLMQDDNRGLGQGLKDNKRTCNHFRLLLERRSLGSEPGFFSKLAAMFRDLVFHSSRSGDLEVQDGRFTSYPSLLSHLTSMYLNTPVLALPVAKRQLPGPGLRSFHPLASSLPCDFHLLNLRTLQAEDDALPSAETALILHRKGFDCGLEAKNLGFNCTTSQGKVALGSLFHGLDVGFLQPTSLTLLYPLASPSNSTDVYVEPMEIATFRLRLG from the exons ATGAAGCTGAAGAAGCAGGTGACGGTATGCGGGGCCGCGATCTTCTGTGTGGCCGTCTTCTCGCTCTACCTGATGCTGGACCGAGTGCAGCATGACCCCACCCGTCACCAGAATGGTGGGAACTTCCCCCGG AGCCAAATTTCTGTGCTGCAGAACCGCATTGAGCAGCTGGAGCAGCTGTTGGAGGAGAACCATGAGATCATCAGCCACATCAAGGACTCGGTGCTGGAACTGACAGCCAATGCGGAGGGCCCGCCGGCCCTGCTGCCCTACTACGCGGCCAACGGCTCCTGGGTGGTGCCTCCAGAGCCCCGGCCCagcttcttctccatctcccctcaAGACTGCCAGTTTGCTCTGGGGGGCCGGGGCCAGAAGCCGGAGCTGCAG ATGCTGACCATATCAGAGGAGCTGCCTTTTGACAACGTGGATGGCGGCGTGTGGAAGCAAGGTTTTGACATCTCCTACGGGCCTCACGACTGGGACACTGAAGACCTGCAGGTGTTCGTGGTGCCTCACTCCCACAATGACCCGG GCTGGATCAAGACCTTTGACAAGTACTACACGGAGCAAACCCAGCACATTCTCAACAGCATGGTGGGCAAGCTGCAGGAGGACCCccggcggcgcttcctctgggcgGAAGTCTCCTTCTTCGCCAAGTGGTGGGACAACATCAATGCCCAGAAGAAAGCAGCAGTCCGCAG GCTGGTGGGAAACGGGCAGCTGGAGATTGTGACAGGAGGCTGGGTGATGCCGGACGAGGCCAACTCCCATTACTTTGCACTCATTGACCAGTTCATTGAGGGCCACCAGTGGCTGGAGAGAAACCTCG GTGCAACCCCGCGCTCTGGCTGGGCAGTGGACCCCTTCGGCTACAGCTCCACCATCCCCTACCTGCTGCGCCGTGCCAACCTGACCAGCATGCTGATCCAGAGGGTGCACTATGCCATCAAGAAGCACTTTGCCGCCACCCACAGTCTGGAGTTCATGTGGAGACAGACCTGGG ACGCGGACGCCAACACGGACATCTTCTGCCACATGATGCCCTTCTACAGCTATGACGTGCCCCATACCTGCGGCCCGGACCCCAAGATCTGCTGCCAGTTCGATTTCAAGCGGTTGCCGGGTGGACGCATCAACTGCCCCTGGAAGGTGCCACCCCGGGCCATCACAGAGGCCAACGTGGCTGAGAG GGCCGCGCTGCTCCTGGACCAGTACCGGAAAAAGTCCCGGCTGTTCCGAAGCAACGTCCTCCTGGTGCCGCTGGGGGATGACTTCCGATACGACAAGCCCCAGGAGTGGGATGCCCAGTTCTCCAACTACCAGCGGCTCTTTGACTTCCTCAACAGCAAGCCTGACCTCCATGTGCAG GCCCAGTTTGGCACCCTCTCTGACTATTTTGACGCTCTGTACAAGAAGACTGGGGTGGAGCCGGGGGCCCGGCCTCCAGGCTTCCCCGTGCTGAGCGGGGATTTCTTCTCCTATGCGGACCGGGAGGACCATTACTGGACCGGCTACTACACTTCTCGGCCCTTCTACAAGAGCTTGGACCGGGTCCTGGAAGCCCACCTGCG GGGTGCGGAGATACTGTACAGTCTGGCTACCGCTCACGCTCGCCGCTCTGGACTGGCCAGCCAGTACCCGCTCTCGGACTTCGCCCTTCTGACGGAAGCTCGGCGCGCTCTGGGCCTCTTCCAGCACCACGACGCCATCACCGGCACCGCCAAGGAGGCGGTTGTGGCAGACTATGGCATCAG GCTCCTGCGCTCCCTTGTGAGCCTGAAGCAGGTCATCATCAATGCCGCTCACTACCTGGTGCTGGGGGACAAGGAGACCTACCGCTTTGAGCCTGAGGCGCCCTTCCTCCAGATG GATGACACCCGCTTAAATCACGACGCCCTGCCGGAGCGTACAGTGATCCAGCTGGATTCCTCCCCCAG gTACGTGGTTCTCTTCAACCCCCTGGATCAGGAGCGGTTCAGTGTGGTGTCCCTGCTGGTCAGCTCGCCCCGAGTGCGAGTTCTTTCGGAGGACGGGCAGCCGCTGGCCGTGCAGATCAGCGCACACTGGAGCTCTGCCACAGACACGGTCGCCGATGTCTACCAG GTGTCCTTGCCCATCCGCCTGCCAGCCCTGGGCCTCGGCGTGCTGCAGCTGCAGCTGGGCCTGGACGGGCCCCGCACCCTGCCGGCCTCCGTGCGCATCTACCTGCACGGCCGGCAGCTGTCGGTGAGCAGGCAGGACGCGTTTCCCCTGCGCGTCATCGACTCTGGCGCCAGTGACTTTGCCCTCAGCAACCGCTACATGCAGGTCTGGTTCTCAGGCCTCACCGGGCTCCTCAAG AGCGTCCGAAGGGTGGAcgaggagcaggagcagagggtggACATGGAGTTCCTCATCTATGGCACCCGTGCGTCCAAGGACAAGAGCGGAGCCTACCTTTTCCTGCCTGATGGGGAGGCCCAG ccctACATCCCCAAGGATCCCCCTGTGCTGCGTGTCACCGAAGGCCCTTTCTTCTCGGAGGTGGTTGCCTACTATGAGCATGTCCGCCAGGTGGTCCGGCTTTATAATCTGCCAG GGGTGGAGGGGCTGTCCCTGGACATGTCATCCCTGGTGGACATCCGTGACTACGTCAACCAGGAGCTGGCCCTGCGCTTCCACACGGACATTGGCAGCCAGGGCGCCTTCTTCACCGACCTCAACGGCTTTCAG GTGCAGCCCCGGCGCTATCTGAAGAAGCTGCCCCTGCAGGCCAACTTCTACCCCATGCCGGTCATGGCCTACATCCAGGACGCCCGCGACCGCCTCACACTGCACACCGCCCAGGCCCTGGGGGTCTCGAGCCTGCACGAtg GCCAGCTGGAGGTGATCCTGGACCGACGGCTCATGCAGGACGACAACCGGGGTCTGGGCCAAGGGCTCAAGGACAACAAGAGAACCTGCAACCATTTCCGCCTCCTGCTGGAGCGGCGAAGCCTGGGCAGTGAG CCTGGCTTTTTCTCCAAACTGGCAGCCATGTTTAGGGACTTGGTCTTTCACAGCAGCAGGAGCGGTGACCTCGAG GTCCAGGACGGCCGCTTCACCAGCTACCCGTCCCTCCTCAGCCACCTGACCTCCATGTACCTGAACACCCCAGTGCTCGCCCTGCCCGTAGCCAAGAGGCAGCTCCCGGGCCCCGGGCTGCGCTCGTTTCATCCCCTGGCCTCCTCTCTGCCCTGTGACTTCCACCTGCTCAACCTGCGTACGCTGCAGGCCGAG GACGATGCCTTGCCTTCGGCGGAAACTGCACTCATTCTGCACCGCAAGGGTTTCGACTGTGGCCTTGAGGCCAAGAACCTGGGCTTCAACTGCACCACAAGCCAAGGCAAG GTGGCCCTGGGGAGCCTCTTCCATGGCCTGGACGTGGGGTTCCTGCAGCCGACCTCCTTGACGTTACTGTACCCCCTGGCCTCACCCTCCAACAGCACTGACGTCTATGTGGAGCCCATGGAGATCGCCACCTTTCGCCTCCGCTTGGGCTAG
- the MAN2A2 gene encoding alpha-mannosidase 2x isoform X3: MKLKKQVTVCGAAIFCVAVFSLYLMLDRVQHDPTRHQNGGNFPRSQISVLQNRIEQLEQLLEENHEIISHIKDSVLELTANAEGPPALLPYYAANGSWVVPPEPRPSFFSISPQDCQFALGGRGQKPELQMLTISEELPFDNVDGGVWKQGFDISYGPHDWDTEDLQVFVVPHSHNDPGWIKTFDKYYTEQTQHILNSMVGKLQEDPRRRFLWAEVSFFAKWWDNINAQKKAAVRRLVGNGQLEIVTGGWVMPDEANSHYFALIDQFIEGHQWLERNLGATPRSGWAVDPFGYSSTIPYLLRRANLTSMLIQRVHYAIKKHFAATHSLEFMWRQTWDADANTDIFCHMMPFYSYDVPHTCGPDPKICCQFDFKRLPGGRINCPWKVPPRAITEANVAERAALLLDQYRKKSRLFRSNVLLVPLGDDFRYDKPQEWDAQFSNYQRLFDFLNSKPDLHVQAQFGTLSDYFDALYKKTGVEPGARPPGFPVLSGDFFSYADREDHYWTGYYTSRPFYKSLDRVLEAHLRGAEILYSLATAHARRSGLASQYPLSDFALLTEARRALGLFQHHDAITGTAKEAVVADYGIRLLRSLVSLKQVIINAAHYLVLGDKETYRFEPEAPFLQMDDTRLNHDALPERTVIQLDSSPRYVVLFNPLDQERFSVVSLLVSSPRVRVLSEDGQPLAVQISAHWSSATDTVADVYQVSLPIRLPALGLGVLQLQLGLDGPRTLPASVRIYLHGRQLSVSRQDAFPLRVIDSGASDFALSNRYMQVWFSGLTGLLKSVRRVDEEQEQRVDMEFLIYGTRASKDKSGAYLFLPDGEAQPYIPKDPPVLRVTEGPFFSEVVAYYEHVRQVVRLYNLPGVEGLSLDMSSLVDIRDYVNQELALRFHTDIGSQGAFFTDLNGFQVQPRRYLKKLPLQANFYPMPVMAYIQDARDRLTLHTAQALGVSSLHDGQLEVILDRRLMQDDNRGLGQGLKDNKRTCNHFRLLLERRSLGSEVQDGRFTSYPSLLSHLTSMYLNTPVLALPVAKRQLPGPGLRSFHPLASSLPCDFHLLNLRTLQAEDDALPSAETALILHRKGFDCGLEAKNLGFNCTTSQGKVALGSLFHGLDVGFLQPTSLTLLYPLASPSNSTDVYVEPMEIATFRLRLG, from the exons ATGAAGCTGAAGAAGCAGGTGACGGTATGCGGGGCCGCGATCTTCTGTGTGGCCGTCTTCTCGCTCTACCTGATGCTGGACCGAGTGCAGCATGACCCCACCCGTCACCAGAATGGTGGGAACTTCCCCCGG AGCCAAATTTCTGTGCTGCAGAACCGCATTGAGCAGCTGGAGCAGCTGTTGGAGGAGAACCATGAGATCATCAGCCACATCAAGGACTCGGTGCTGGAACTGACAGCCAATGCGGAGGGCCCGCCGGCCCTGCTGCCCTACTACGCGGCCAACGGCTCCTGGGTGGTGCCTCCAGAGCCCCGGCCCagcttcttctccatctcccctcaAGACTGCCAGTTTGCTCTGGGGGGCCGGGGCCAGAAGCCGGAGCTGCAG ATGCTGACCATATCAGAGGAGCTGCCTTTTGACAACGTGGATGGCGGCGTGTGGAAGCAAGGTTTTGACATCTCCTACGGGCCTCACGACTGGGACACTGAAGACCTGCAGGTGTTCGTGGTGCCTCACTCCCACAATGACCCGG GCTGGATCAAGACCTTTGACAAGTACTACACGGAGCAAACCCAGCACATTCTCAACAGCATGGTGGGCAAGCTGCAGGAGGACCCccggcggcgcttcctctgggcgGAAGTCTCCTTCTTCGCCAAGTGGTGGGACAACATCAATGCCCAGAAGAAAGCAGCAGTCCGCAG GCTGGTGGGAAACGGGCAGCTGGAGATTGTGACAGGAGGCTGGGTGATGCCGGACGAGGCCAACTCCCATTACTTTGCACTCATTGACCAGTTCATTGAGGGCCACCAGTGGCTGGAGAGAAACCTCG GTGCAACCCCGCGCTCTGGCTGGGCAGTGGACCCCTTCGGCTACAGCTCCACCATCCCCTACCTGCTGCGCCGTGCCAACCTGACCAGCATGCTGATCCAGAGGGTGCACTATGCCATCAAGAAGCACTTTGCCGCCACCCACAGTCTGGAGTTCATGTGGAGACAGACCTGGG ACGCGGACGCCAACACGGACATCTTCTGCCACATGATGCCCTTCTACAGCTATGACGTGCCCCATACCTGCGGCCCGGACCCCAAGATCTGCTGCCAGTTCGATTTCAAGCGGTTGCCGGGTGGACGCATCAACTGCCCCTGGAAGGTGCCACCCCGGGCCATCACAGAGGCCAACGTGGCTGAGAG GGCCGCGCTGCTCCTGGACCAGTACCGGAAAAAGTCCCGGCTGTTCCGAAGCAACGTCCTCCTGGTGCCGCTGGGGGATGACTTCCGATACGACAAGCCCCAGGAGTGGGATGCCCAGTTCTCCAACTACCAGCGGCTCTTTGACTTCCTCAACAGCAAGCCTGACCTCCATGTGCAG GCCCAGTTTGGCACCCTCTCTGACTATTTTGACGCTCTGTACAAGAAGACTGGGGTGGAGCCGGGGGCCCGGCCTCCAGGCTTCCCCGTGCTGAGCGGGGATTTCTTCTCCTATGCGGACCGGGAGGACCATTACTGGACCGGCTACTACACTTCTCGGCCCTTCTACAAGAGCTTGGACCGGGTCCTGGAAGCCCACCTGCG GGGTGCGGAGATACTGTACAGTCTGGCTACCGCTCACGCTCGCCGCTCTGGACTGGCCAGCCAGTACCCGCTCTCGGACTTCGCCCTTCTGACGGAAGCTCGGCGCGCTCTGGGCCTCTTCCAGCACCACGACGCCATCACCGGCACCGCCAAGGAGGCGGTTGTGGCAGACTATGGCATCAG GCTCCTGCGCTCCCTTGTGAGCCTGAAGCAGGTCATCATCAATGCCGCTCACTACCTGGTGCTGGGGGACAAGGAGACCTACCGCTTTGAGCCTGAGGCGCCCTTCCTCCAGATG GATGACACCCGCTTAAATCACGACGCCCTGCCGGAGCGTACAGTGATCCAGCTGGATTCCTCCCCCAG gTACGTGGTTCTCTTCAACCCCCTGGATCAGGAGCGGTTCAGTGTGGTGTCCCTGCTGGTCAGCTCGCCCCGAGTGCGAGTTCTTTCGGAGGACGGGCAGCCGCTGGCCGTGCAGATCAGCGCACACTGGAGCTCTGCCACAGACACGGTCGCCGATGTCTACCAG GTGTCCTTGCCCATCCGCCTGCCAGCCCTGGGCCTCGGCGTGCTGCAGCTGCAGCTGGGCCTGGACGGGCCCCGCACCCTGCCGGCCTCCGTGCGCATCTACCTGCACGGCCGGCAGCTGTCGGTGAGCAGGCAGGACGCGTTTCCCCTGCGCGTCATCGACTCTGGCGCCAGTGACTTTGCCCTCAGCAACCGCTACATGCAGGTCTGGTTCTCAGGCCTCACCGGGCTCCTCAAG AGCGTCCGAAGGGTGGAcgaggagcaggagcagagggtggACATGGAGTTCCTCATCTATGGCACCCGTGCGTCCAAGGACAAGAGCGGAGCCTACCTTTTCCTGCCTGATGGGGAGGCCCAG ccctACATCCCCAAGGATCCCCCTGTGCTGCGTGTCACCGAAGGCCCTTTCTTCTCGGAGGTGGTTGCCTACTATGAGCATGTCCGCCAGGTGGTCCGGCTTTATAATCTGCCAG GGGTGGAGGGGCTGTCCCTGGACATGTCATCCCTGGTGGACATCCGTGACTACGTCAACCAGGAGCTGGCCCTGCGCTTCCACACGGACATTGGCAGCCAGGGCGCCTTCTTCACCGACCTCAACGGCTTTCAG GTGCAGCCCCGGCGCTATCTGAAGAAGCTGCCCCTGCAGGCCAACTTCTACCCCATGCCGGTCATGGCCTACATCCAGGACGCCCGCGACCGCCTCACACTGCACACCGCCCAGGCCCTGGGGGTCTCGAGCCTGCACGAtg GCCAGCTGGAGGTGATCCTGGACCGACGGCTCATGCAGGACGACAACCGGGGTCTGGGCCAAGGGCTCAAGGACAACAAGAGAACCTGCAACCATTTCCGCCTCCTGCTGGAGCGGCGAAGCCTGGGCAGTGAG GTCCAGGACGGCCGCTTCACCAGCTACCCGTCCCTCCTCAGCCACCTGACCTCCATGTACCTGAACACCCCAGTGCTCGCCCTGCCCGTAGCCAAGAGGCAGCTCCCGGGCCCCGGGCTGCGCTCGTTTCATCCCCTGGCCTCCTCTCTGCCCTGTGACTTCCACCTGCTCAACCTGCGTACGCTGCAGGCCGAG GACGATGCCTTGCCTTCGGCGGAAACTGCACTCATTCTGCACCGCAAGGGTTTCGACTGTGGCCTTGAGGCCAAGAACCTGGGCTTCAACTGCACCACAAGCCAAGGCAAG GTGGCCCTGGGGAGCCTCTTCCATGGCCTGGACGTGGGGTTCCTGCAGCCGACCTCCTTGACGTTACTGTACCCCCTGGCCTCACCCTCCAACAGCACTGACGTCTATGTGGAGCCCATGGAGATCGCCACCTTTCGCCTCCGCTTGGGCTAG
- the MAN2A2 gene encoding alpha-mannosidase 2x isoform X2: MKLKKQVTVCGAAIFCVAVFSLYLMLDRVQHDPTRHQNGGNFPRSQISVLQNRIEQLEQLLEENHEIISHIKDSVLELTANAEGPPALLPYYAANGSWVVPPEPRPSFFSISPQDCQFALGGRGQKPELQMLTISEELPFDNVDGGVWKQGFDISYGPHDWDTEDLQVFVVPHSHNDPGWIKTFDKYYTEQTQHILNSMVGKLQEDPRRRFLWAEVSFFAKWWDNINAQKKAAVRRLVGNGQLEIVTGGWVMPDEANSHYFALIDQFIEGHQWLERNLVDPFGYSSTIPYLLRRANLTSMLIQRVHYAIKKHFAATHSLEFMWRQTWDADANTDIFCHMMPFYSYDVPHTCGPDPKICCQFDFKRLPGGRINCPWKVPPRAITEANVAERAALLLDQYRKKSRLFRSNVLLVPLGDDFRYDKPQEWDAQFSNYQRLFDFLNSKPDLHVQAQFGTLSDYFDALYKKTGVEPGARPPGFPVLSGDFFSYADREDHYWTGYYTSRPFYKSLDRVLEAHLRGAEILYSLATAHARRSGLASQYPLSDFALLTEARRALGLFQHHDAITGTAKEAVVADYGIRLLRSLVSLKQVIINAAHYLVLGDKETYRFEPEAPFLQMDDTRLNHDALPERTVIQLDSSPRYVVLFNPLDQERFSVVSLLVSSPRVRVLSEDGQPLAVQISAHWSSATDTVADVYQVSLPIRLPALGLGVLQLQLGLDGPRTLPASVRIYLHGRQLSVSRQDAFPLRVIDSGASDFALSNRYMQVWFSGLTGLLKSVRRVDEEQEQRVDMEFLIYGTRASKDKSGAYLFLPDGEAQPYIPKDPPVLRVTEGPFFSEVVAYYEHVRQVVRLYNLPGVEGLSLDMSSLVDIRDYVNQELALRFHTDIGSQGAFFTDLNGFQVQPRRYLKKLPLQANFYPMPVMAYIQDARDRLTLHTAQALGVSSLHDGQLEVILDRRLMQDDNRGLGQGLKDNKRTCNHFRLLLERRSLGSEPGFFSKLAAMFRDLVFHSSRSGDLEVQDGRFTSYPSLLSHLTSMYLNTPVLALPVAKRQLPGPGLRSFHPLASSLPCDFHLLNLRTLQAEDDALPSAETALILHRKGFDCGLEAKNLGFNCTTSQGKVALGSLFHGLDVGFLQPTSLTLLYPLASPSNSTDVYVEPMEIATFRLRLG; the protein is encoded by the exons ATGAAGCTGAAGAAGCAGGTGACGGTATGCGGGGCCGCGATCTTCTGTGTGGCCGTCTTCTCGCTCTACCTGATGCTGGACCGAGTGCAGCATGACCCCACCCGTCACCAGAATGGTGGGAACTTCCCCCGG AGCCAAATTTCTGTGCTGCAGAACCGCATTGAGCAGCTGGAGCAGCTGTTGGAGGAGAACCATGAGATCATCAGCCACATCAAGGACTCGGTGCTGGAACTGACAGCCAATGCGGAGGGCCCGCCGGCCCTGCTGCCCTACTACGCGGCCAACGGCTCCTGGGTGGTGCCTCCAGAGCCCCGGCCCagcttcttctccatctcccctcaAGACTGCCAGTTTGCTCTGGGGGGCCGGGGCCAGAAGCCGGAGCTGCAG ATGCTGACCATATCAGAGGAGCTGCCTTTTGACAACGTGGATGGCGGCGTGTGGAAGCAAGGTTTTGACATCTCCTACGGGCCTCACGACTGGGACACTGAAGACCTGCAGGTGTTCGTGGTGCCTCACTCCCACAATGACCCGG GCTGGATCAAGACCTTTGACAAGTACTACACGGAGCAAACCCAGCACATTCTCAACAGCATGGTGGGCAAGCTGCAGGAGGACCCccggcggcgcttcctctgggcgGAAGTCTCCTTCTTCGCCAAGTGGTGGGACAACATCAATGCCCAGAAGAAAGCAGCAGTCCGCAG GCTGGTGGGAAACGGGCAGCTGGAGATTGTGACAGGAGGCTGGGTGATGCCGGACGAGGCCAACTCCCATTACTTTGCACTCATTGACCAGTTCATTGAGGGCCACCAGTGGCTGGAGAGAAACCTCG TGGACCCCTTCGGCTACAGCTCCACCATCCCCTACCTGCTGCGCCGTGCCAACCTGACCAGCATGCTGATCCAGAGGGTGCACTATGCCATCAAGAAGCACTTTGCCGCCACCCACAGTCTGGAGTTCATGTGGAGACAGACCTGGG ACGCGGACGCCAACACGGACATCTTCTGCCACATGATGCCCTTCTACAGCTATGACGTGCCCCATACCTGCGGCCCGGACCCCAAGATCTGCTGCCAGTTCGATTTCAAGCGGTTGCCGGGTGGACGCATCAACTGCCCCTGGAAGGTGCCACCCCGGGCCATCACAGAGGCCAACGTGGCTGAGAG GGCCGCGCTGCTCCTGGACCAGTACCGGAAAAAGTCCCGGCTGTTCCGAAGCAACGTCCTCCTGGTGCCGCTGGGGGATGACTTCCGATACGACAAGCCCCAGGAGTGGGATGCCCAGTTCTCCAACTACCAGCGGCTCTTTGACTTCCTCAACAGCAAGCCTGACCTCCATGTGCAG GCCCAGTTTGGCACCCTCTCTGACTATTTTGACGCTCTGTACAAGAAGACTGGGGTGGAGCCGGGGGCCCGGCCTCCAGGCTTCCCCGTGCTGAGCGGGGATTTCTTCTCCTATGCGGACCGGGAGGACCATTACTGGACCGGCTACTACACTTCTCGGCCCTTCTACAAGAGCTTGGACCGGGTCCTGGAAGCCCACCTGCG GGGTGCGGAGATACTGTACAGTCTGGCTACCGCTCACGCTCGCCGCTCTGGACTGGCCAGCCAGTACCCGCTCTCGGACTTCGCCCTTCTGACGGAAGCTCGGCGCGCTCTGGGCCTCTTCCAGCACCACGACGCCATCACCGGCACCGCCAAGGAGGCGGTTGTGGCAGACTATGGCATCAG GCTCCTGCGCTCCCTTGTGAGCCTGAAGCAGGTCATCATCAATGCCGCTCACTACCTGGTGCTGGGGGACAAGGAGACCTACCGCTTTGAGCCTGAGGCGCCCTTCCTCCAGATG GATGACACCCGCTTAAATCACGACGCCCTGCCGGAGCGTACAGTGATCCAGCTGGATTCCTCCCCCAG gTACGTGGTTCTCTTCAACCCCCTGGATCAGGAGCGGTTCAGTGTGGTGTCCCTGCTGGTCAGCTCGCCCCGAGTGCGAGTTCTTTCGGAGGACGGGCAGCCGCTGGCCGTGCAGATCAGCGCACACTGGAGCTCTGCCACAGACACGGTCGCCGATGTCTACCAG GTGTCCTTGCCCATCCGCCTGCCAGCCCTGGGCCTCGGCGTGCTGCAGCTGCAGCTGGGCCTGGACGGGCCCCGCACCCTGCCGGCCTCCGTGCGCATCTACCTGCACGGCCGGCAGCTGTCGGTGAGCAGGCAGGACGCGTTTCCCCTGCGCGTCATCGACTCTGGCGCCAGTGACTTTGCCCTCAGCAACCGCTACATGCAGGTCTGGTTCTCAGGCCTCACCGGGCTCCTCAAG AGCGTCCGAAGGGTGGAcgaggagcaggagcagagggtggACATGGAGTTCCTCATCTATGGCACCCGTGCGTCCAAGGACAAGAGCGGAGCCTACCTTTTCCTGCCTGATGGGGAGGCCCAG ccctACATCCCCAAGGATCCCCCTGTGCTGCGTGTCACCGAAGGCCCTTTCTTCTCGGAGGTGGTTGCCTACTATGAGCATGTCCGCCAGGTGGTCCGGCTTTATAATCTGCCAG GGGTGGAGGGGCTGTCCCTGGACATGTCATCCCTGGTGGACATCCGTGACTACGTCAACCAGGAGCTGGCCCTGCGCTTCCACACGGACATTGGCAGCCAGGGCGCCTTCTTCACCGACCTCAACGGCTTTCAG GTGCAGCCCCGGCGCTATCTGAAGAAGCTGCCCCTGCAGGCCAACTTCTACCCCATGCCGGTCATGGCCTACATCCAGGACGCCCGCGACCGCCTCACACTGCACACCGCCCAGGCCCTGGGGGTCTCGAGCCTGCACGAtg GCCAGCTGGAGGTGATCCTGGACCGACGGCTCATGCAGGACGACAACCGGGGTCTGGGCCAAGGGCTCAAGGACAACAAGAGAACCTGCAACCATTTCCGCCTCCTGCTGGAGCGGCGAAGCCTGGGCAGTGAG CCTGGCTTTTTCTCCAAACTGGCAGCCATGTTTAGGGACTTGGTCTTTCACAGCAGCAGGAGCGGTGACCTCGAG GTCCAGGACGGCCGCTTCACCAGCTACCCGTCCCTCCTCAGCCACCTGACCTCCATGTACCTGAACACCCCAGTGCTCGCCCTGCCCGTAGCCAAGAGGCAGCTCCCGGGCCCCGGGCTGCGCTCGTTTCATCCCCTGGCCTCCTCTCTGCCCTGTGACTTCCACCTGCTCAACCTGCGTACGCTGCAGGCCGAG GACGATGCCTTGCCTTCGGCGGAAACTGCACTCATTCTGCACCGCAAGGGTTTCGACTGTGGCCTTGAGGCCAAGAACCTGGGCTTCAACTGCACCACAAGCCAAGGCAAG GTGGCCCTGGGGAGCCTCTTCCATGGCCTGGACGTGGGGTTCCTGCAGCCGACCTCCTTGACGTTACTGTACCCCCTGGCCTCACCCTCCAACAGCACTGACGTCTATGTGGAGCCCATGGAGATCGCCACCTTTCGCCTCCGCTTGGGCTAG